In Arthrobacter burdickii, one DNA window encodes the following:
- a CDS encoding alpha/beta hydrolase has protein sequence MASDTPEYTFTTSDEAIEIRASTVLPADRRDIELLTADGLTLVGEFAAPEGRTPKATLVTLHPLPTHGGFMDSHVYRKASFRLPALADIAVLRFNTRGTCSPRGCSEGTFDGGDGERLDLQAAVDWAVAQGLHNIWLVGWSFGTELCLKYGAQDPVAELIEGAILLSPPLHRAGDADLDAWGASGLPLKVLVPEFDDYLVPDDAAERFSRVPQADVTGIDGAKHLWVGEKYAARALNEIVGVVRPDVALPLPSHWTGPAAVAPSPLKAG, from the coding sequence ATGGCCAGCGATACCCCCGAGTACACCTTCACGACCAGCGACGAAGCGATAGAGATCCGGGCATCGACGGTGCTGCCCGCAGATCGCCGCGACATCGAACTGCTCACTGCGGACGGCCTGACCCTCGTGGGCGAATTCGCGGCACCCGAGGGGCGGACGCCGAAGGCCACCCTCGTGACGCTCCACCCGCTGCCCACGCACGGCGGGTTCATGGACTCCCACGTGTACAGGAAGGCGTCCTTCCGCCTCCCCGCCCTCGCCGACATCGCGGTCCTGCGGTTCAACACGCGCGGCACCTGCTCCCCCCGGGGCTGCAGCGAGGGTACGTTCGACGGCGGTGACGGCGAACGCCTGGACCTCCAGGCGGCGGTCGACTGGGCCGTGGCACAGGGGCTTCACAACATCTGGCTCGTGGGCTGGTCCTTCGGCACCGAGCTGTGCCTCAAGTACGGCGCCCAGGACCCGGTGGCCGAGCTCATCGAAGGGGCCATCCTGCTCTCGCCGCCGCTGCACCGGGCGGGCGACGCCGACCTCGACGCCTGGGGTGCGAGCGGACTTCCCCTGAAGGTACTGGTTCCCGAGTTCGACGACTACCTGGTGCCGGACGACGCAGCGGAACGGTTCTCCCGTGTCCCGCAGGCCGACGTGACGGGGATCGACGGTGCGAAGCACCTCTGGGTGGGGGAGAAGTACGCCGCCCGGGCGCTCAACGAGATCGTGGGCGTCGTGCGCCCCGACGTCGCGCTTCCGCTGCCGTCGCACTGGACGGGACCTGCCGCCGTCGCCCCGTCGCCGCTGAAAGCGGGCTGA
- a CDS encoding AI-2E family transporter: MTDHQDVPLDQPLPRPEPVGTSDDGQSTGGQPTIVTPPPSALRSLFSLARRSLPTAQPRPRFEFPPELEPAPVAVDPDVSLTDERLKFGGAYPRTMRSHPIHFGFMMSVGVGLALLAFFIITNVGQLLVWIGAALFIALGLDPIVRWLETKGVPRPVGIATSLSILVGFVAGFFALLIPTIVSQTSQIVDRGPGYAQDFLNSEFFTGLDAQFQLRDRVTSEIDRFFTNSAAVGGIFGGVLGVGTVILNALFGTLVILVLALYFLASLPGMKKWAYRLAPRSRRPRVEVLSEEITRSVGMYVIGQACVALLNGTFAFIVMTIANVPFSVLLAFVVALLAFIPLVGGTIAAVLVSLIALTVGWHTALLFAIPYIAYLQFEAYFISPRIMQRAVAVPGAVAVIAVIAGGSLLGVLGALIAIPTAAAVMLLLKEVFIARQDGQ; the protein is encoded by the coding sequence TTGACAGACCACCAGGACGTTCCGCTCGATCAGCCGCTCCCGCGGCCCGAGCCCGTCGGGACCAGCGACGACGGGCAGTCCACCGGCGGACAGCCGACCATCGTGACACCTCCGCCGTCGGCCCTGCGCTCGCTCTTCTCCCTCGCGCGCAGGTCCCTTCCCACGGCCCAGCCGCGCCCGCGCTTCGAATTCCCCCCGGAACTCGAGCCCGCTCCCGTCGCCGTGGATCCCGATGTATCGCTCACCGACGAACGCCTGAAGTTCGGCGGCGCATACCCGAGGACCATGCGGTCCCACCCCATCCACTTCGGCTTCATGATGAGCGTCGGCGTGGGCCTCGCCCTTCTCGCCTTCTTCATCATCACGAATGTGGGCCAGCTCCTCGTCTGGATCGGAGCGGCGCTCTTCATCGCCCTCGGACTGGATCCGATCGTGCGGTGGCTCGAGACCAAGGGAGTACCGCGTCCGGTGGGGATCGCCACGTCCCTCTCGATCCTCGTCGGCTTCGTGGCAGGATTCTTCGCCCTCCTCATCCCGACGATCGTCAGCCAGACCTCGCAGATCGTCGACCGGGGACCGGGCTACGCACAGGACTTCCTGAACTCGGAGTTCTTCACCGGGCTGGACGCACAGTTCCAACTGCGGGACCGCGTCACCTCGGAGATCGACAGGTTCTTCACCAACAGCGCGGCGGTGGGCGGGATCTTCGGCGGCGTGCTCGGCGTCGGAACGGTGATCCTGAACGCCCTGTTCGGCACCTTGGTGATCCTGGTCCTCGCGCTGTACTTCCTCGCGTCACTGCCGGGGATGAAGAAATGGGCGTACCGGCTCGCCCCCCGCTCGCGCCGGCCCCGCGTGGAGGTCCTGTCGGAGGAGATCACCCGCAGCGTGGGCATGTACGTCATCGGCCAGGCCTGCGTCGCCCTCCTCAACGGAACCTTCGCGTTCATCGTGATGACCATCGCGAACGTCCCGTTCTCCGTGCTGCTGGCGTTCGTCGTCGCGCTGCTGGCATTCATACCGCTGGTCGGCGGAACGATCGCGGCGGTCCTCGTCAGCCTGATCGCACTCACGGTCGGCTGGCATACGGCGCTCCTGTTCGCCATCCCCTACATCGCCTACCTGCAGTTCGAGGCGTACTTCATCTCCCCGCGCATCATGCAGCGCGCCGTCGCCGTACCCGGGGCGGTAGCGGTCATCGCCGTGATCGCCGGCGGAAGCCTGCTCGGCGTCCTCGGAGCCCTCATCGCCATCCCGACGGCGGCCGCCGTCATGCTGCTCCTCAAGGAAGTCTTCATCGCCCGCCAGGACGGCCAGTAG